Proteins found in one Chlamydia pneumoniae TW-183 genomic segment:
- the rpsM gene encoding 30S ribosomal protein S13 — MPRIIGIDIPAKKKLKISLTYIYGIGSARSDEIIKKLKLDPEARASELTEEEVGRLNSLLQSEYTVEGDLRRRVQSDIKRLIAIHSYRGQRHRLSLPVRGQRTKTNSRTRKGKRKTVAGKKK; from the coding sequence ATGCCACGCATCATTGGAATTGATATTCCTGCAAAGAAAAAGTTAAAAATAAGTCTGACATATATTTATGGAATAGGATCAGCTCGTTCTGATGAAATCATTAAAAAGTTGAAGTTAGATCCTGAGGCAAGAGCCTCTGAATTAACTGAAGAAGAAGTAGGACGACTGAACTCTCTGCTACAATCAGAATATACCGTAGAAGGGGATTTGCGACGTCGTGTTCAATCGGATATCAAAAGATTGATCGCCATCCATTCTTATCGAGGTCAGAGACATAGACTTTCTTTACCAGTAAGAGGACAACGTACAAAAACTAATTCTCGTACTCGAAAAGGTAAAAGAAAAACAGTCGCAGGTAAGAAGAAATAA
- the secY gene encoding preprotein translocase subunit SecY encodes MTTLRQFFLITELRQKLFYTFALLTACRVGVFIPVPGINGELAVAYFKQLLGSGQNLFQLADIFSGGAFAQMTVIALGVVPYISASIIVQLFLVFMPALQREMRESSDQGKRRIGRLTRLFTVALAVIQSLLFAKFALRMNLTIPGIVLPTLLSSKLFGVPWIFYITTVVVMTTGTLLLMWIGEQISDKGIGNGISLIIALGILSSFPSVLGSIVNKLNLGSQDSSDLGLISILILALVFVFVLITTILIIEGVRKIPVQYARRVIGRREVPGGGSYLPLKVNYAGVIPVIFASSLLMFPATIGQFIASESSWMKRIAALLAPGSLVYSICYVLLIIFFTYFWTATQFHPEQIASEMKKNNAFIPGIRQGKPTQHYLEYTMNRVTLLGALFLAAIAILPSLLGCLLRVDSNVSYFLGGTAMLIVVGVVLDTMKQVDAFLLMRRYDSVLKTDRTKGRH; translated from the coding sequence ATGACCACATTGAGACAATTTTTTCTGATTACCGAATTACGACAAAAGTTATTCTATACTTTTGCTTTGCTTACGGCCTGTAGAGTGGGTGTATTTATTCCTGTTCCAGGAATTAATGGTGAATTAGCTGTAGCTTACTTCAAGCAGTTATTGGGATCAGGTCAGAATTTATTTCAACTAGCTGATATTTTTTCTGGAGGCGCTTTTGCCCAAATGACCGTAATTGCGCTGGGTGTGGTTCCTTACATTTCAGCCTCAATTATCGTTCAGCTGTTCCTAGTCTTTATGCCTGCGCTGCAAAGAGAAATGAGGGAGTCTTCTGATCAAGGGAAACGTAGGATTGGTAGACTCACACGTTTGTTTACCGTTGCTTTAGCTGTAATACAGTCTCTCTTATTTGCTAAGTTTGCTCTTAGAATGAATCTAACTATTCCGGGGATTGTTCTGCCCACTTTATTATCTTCAAAACTATTTGGAGTCCCCTGGATTTTTTATATCACTACAGTTGTAGTCATGACTACAGGAACTCTCTTATTGATGTGGATCGGTGAACAGATCTCCGATAAGGGGATTGGGAACGGGATAAGTTTAATTATCGCCCTTGGAATTCTATCCTCATTTCCTTCTGTATTGGGATCTATTGTTAATAAGTTAAATTTAGGATCTCAAGACTCCTCTGATTTGGGTCTAATTTCAATTTTAATCCTTGCTCTTGTTTTTGTTTTTGTTCTGATTACTACGATTTTGATTATCGAGGGAGTGAGAAAAATCCCTGTGCAATATGCTCGAAGGGTAATTGGAAGAAGAGAAGTCCCCGGTGGAGGGTCCTATCTTCCTTTAAAAGTTAACTATGCTGGCGTCATTCCTGTGATTTTTGCTTCCTCGCTACTGATGTTCCCAGCAACTATAGGACAGTTTATTGCGTCAGAGTCTTCTTGGATGAAGCGTATAGCAGCTTTACTTGCTCCAGGCAGTTTAGTTTATTCTATATGTTATGTGTTGCTCATTATATTTTTTACATACTTTTGGACAGCCACACAATTTCATCCAGAACAAATTGCTTCTGAAATGAAAAAAAATAATGCCTTTATTCCTGGCATACGTCAGGGCAAGCCTACGCAACATTACTTAGAGTATACAATGAATCGTGTGACCCTTTTAGGAGCGTTGTTCTTAGCGGCGATCGCGATATTACCTTCACTTTTAGGTTGTCTGCTTCGTGTGGATTCTAATGTAAGCTATTTCTTAGGCGGTACTGCAATGCTTATCGTCGTAGGGGTCGTTTTAGATACAATGAAGCAGGTTGATGCCTTTTTGTTAATGCGTCGCTACGATAGCGTGCTGAAAACAGATCGGACGAAAGGAAGACATTGA
- the rplO gene encoding 50S ribosomal protein L15: MIKLESLFDISERKRRKKLLGRGPSSGHGKTSGRGHKGDGSRSGYKRRFGYEGGGVPLYRRVPTRGFSHKRFDKCVEEITTGRLAELFQEGEAITLDALKAKKAIARQAVRVKVILKGDLEKTFVWQDTAVVLSQGVQNLLGIT; this comes from the coding sequence ATGATTAAGTTAGAATCATTATTTGATATTTCTGAACGTAAACGAAGAAAAAAATTATTAGGTCGTGGTCCTTCTTCCGGTCATGGGAAAACCAGTGGTCGTGGTCATAAAGGAGACGGTAGCCGTTCGGGATACAAACGTCGTTTTGGCTATGAAGGGGGAGGAGTTCCTTTATATAGAAGAGTTCCTACAAGAGGGTTTTCTCATAAACGTTTTGATAAATGCGTTGAAGAAATTACTACAGGACGTTTAGCCGAGCTTTTCCAAGAAGGAGAAGCAATTACTTTAGATGCATTAAAAGCAAAGAAAGCCATTGCGAGACAAGCTGTACGAGTCAAAGTCATTCTCAAAGGAGATTTGGAAAAGACTTTTGTATGGCAAGATACTGCTGTAGTCCTATCGCAAGGAGTACAAAATTTGCTAGGCATTACTTAA